The following coding sequences are from one Geothrix sp. window:
- a CDS encoding aminotransferase class V-fold PLP-dependent enzyme: MTALLPNVDPDGLLEFSVVYTDRALNHMSKRFQNVMREMNRILKDVYHAQEAVLVPGGGTFGMEAVARQFATGKKAMVIRDGFFSYRWTQIFDMGGIPASHTVLKARRTGTDRQSPWIPTPIAEVVAAIAAEKPDLVIAPHVETASGIILPDDYMMAVAQATHAVGGLFVLDCVASGCMWVDMKAIGVDVLVTAPQKGWSGSPCAAMVMLSEQAKGVMEGTTSSSFACDLKKWSAIMDAFLKGGHAYHATMPTDALAKVCAVMQEMEAYGFEKLRTEQAELGAKARLLLESCGLPSVAAEGFKAPGVVVSYTTDPEIQSGKKFLAAGLQVASGVPLQCDEPADFMTFRIGLFGLEKLHNVDRTVAHLATALAEIGLHEAVQTR, encoded by the coding sequence ATGACCGCACTGCTTCCCAACGTCGACCCCGACGGCCTGCTCGAATTCTCCGTGGTCTACACCGACCGCGCCCTGAACCACATGTCCAAGCGCTTCCAGAACGTGATGCGCGAAATGAACCGCATCCTCAAGGATGTCTACCATGCCCAGGAGGCCGTGCTGGTGCCCGGTGGCGGCACCTTCGGCATGGAGGCCGTGGCCCGGCAGTTCGCCACGGGCAAGAAGGCCATGGTGATCCGCGATGGCTTCTTCAGCTACCGCTGGACGCAGATCTTCGACATGGGAGGGATCCCCGCCTCCCACACCGTGCTCAAGGCCCGCCGCACCGGCACGGACCGCCAGTCCCCCTGGATTCCGACGCCCATCGCCGAAGTGGTCGCCGCCATCGCCGCCGAAAAGCCCGACCTGGTGATCGCCCCCCACGTGGAAACCGCGTCCGGCATCATCCTCCCTGACGACTATATGATGGCGGTGGCGCAGGCCACCCACGCGGTAGGCGGTCTCTTCGTCCTGGACTGTGTCGCCTCCGGCTGCATGTGGGTCGACATGAAGGCCATCGGCGTGGATGTGCTCGTGACGGCCCCACAGAAGGGCTGGAGCGGCAGCCCCTGCGCCGCCATGGTCATGCTCTCCGAGCAGGCCAAGGGCGTGATGGAGGGCACCACCAGCAGCAGCTTCGCCTGTGACCTCAAGAAGTGGTCCGCGATCATGGACGCCTTCCTCAAGGGCGGCCACGCCTACCACGCCACCATGCCCACCGATGCCCTGGCCAAGGTCTGCGCGGTGATGCAGGAGATGGAGGCCTACGGCTTCGAGAAGCTGCGGACCGAGCAGGCGGAGCTGGGCGCCAAGGCCCGCCTCCTGCTGGAGAGCTGCGGCCTGCCCAGCGTGGCCGCGGAAGGCTTCAAGGCCCCGGGCGTGGTGGTGAGCTACACCACGGATCCCGAGATCCAGTCCGGGAAGAAGTTCCTGGCCGCGGGCCTGCAGGTGGCCTCCGGCGTGCCGCTGCAGTGTGACGAACCGGCGGATTTCATGACCTTCCGCATCGGCCTCTTCGGGCTCGAGAAGCTGCACAACGTGGACCGCACCGTGGCGCACCTGGCCACCGCCCTGGCCGAGATCGGCCTGCACGAAGCCGTCCAGACCCGCTAA
- a CDS encoding L-lactate permease → MPWNQNYAALNGSLLLTALVVAIPIFFLFWALAVKRMKGHVAGLITLLLTIIISVAVYRMPISAALSASALGMVTGLFPIGWIILTAVFLFNLTVESGQFEIIKSSISSLSPDRRIQALLIAFSFSAFMEGVAGQGAPVAVAAAMLIGLGFPPLPAAVICLVANTPPVPFGPVGVPTMMMSTVTGIPATTMARAVGIDMAFMALIIPFFMLVVMVGFKRAKEVIPAALVAGTSYGATSLVISTYFGPELPAITASVVSLLCLVIFIRFWQPKTTWTFEEDKAASQTASTTSYSAGQIFKAWSPFLILMVVMGIWGTPAFKNYAEKTHHWFLAVPKWPGLDGVVFKAAPIVAKPAAYAASYKWQWLTAPGTAMFLSSLISMVVLGIGPATGGRVFLKTFKQLRFALVTLSAVIGLGFLANYSGMSFTLGLTFAALTGMAFPIFSPVIGLIGVFLTGSVTSSAALFGKLQQVTAIQLGMNPVLTTSANLFGGVMGKLISPQSIAVACAAVGLVGKETDIFRKTLKYSLILLGIVIVVVLLQAFVIPWILPVAPVAS, encoded by the coding sequence ATGCCCTGGAATCAGAACTACGCCGCGCTGAACGGAAGCCTGCTCTTGACGGCCCTGGTGGTGGCCATCCCCATCTTCTTCCTCTTCTGGGCCCTGGCCGTGAAGCGCATGAAGGGCCACGTGGCCGGGCTCATCACGCTGCTCCTCACCATCATCATCAGCGTCGCCGTGTATCGCATGCCGATCAGCGCCGCGCTCTCGGCGTCGGCCCTGGGCATGGTGACCGGCCTGTTCCCCATCGGCTGGATCATCCTGACGGCGGTCTTCCTCTTCAACCTCACGGTTGAGTCCGGCCAGTTCGAGATCATCAAGAGCTCCATCTCGTCTCTGTCTCCGGATCGCCGCATCCAGGCCCTGCTCATCGCCTTCTCCTTCTCCGCCTTCATGGAAGGCGTGGCGGGGCAGGGCGCGCCCGTGGCGGTGGCCGCAGCCATGCTCATCGGCCTGGGCTTCCCGCCGCTGCCGGCGGCCGTCATCTGCCTGGTGGCCAACACGCCGCCTGTGCCCTTCGGCCCCGTGGGCGTCCCCACGATGATGATGTCCACCGTGACGGGCATCCCCGCCACGACCATGGCCCGCGCCGTGGGCATCGACATGGCCTTCATGGCCCTGATCATCCCCTTCTTCATGCTCGTGGTCATGGTGGGCTTCAAGCGGGCCAAGGAAGTGATTCCGGCGGCGCTGGTGGCGGGCACCAGCTACGGCGCCACCTCGCTCGTGATCTCCACCTACTTCGGGCCCGAGCTGCCCGCCATCACGGCCTCCGTGGTGTCGCTGCTCTGCCTGGTGATCTTCATCCGCTTCTGGCAGCCCAAGACCACCTGGACCTTCGAGGAGGACAAGGCCGCCAGCCAGACCGCCAGCACCACCAGCTACTCCGCGGGGCAGATCTTCAAGGCCTGGTCGCCCTTCCTCATCCTCATGGTGGTCATGGGCATCTGGGGCACCCCCGCCTTCAAGAACTACGCGGAGAAGACCCACCACTGGTTCCTGGCCGTTCCCAAGTGGCCCGGGCTGGATGGCGTCGTCTTCAAGGCCGCGCCCATCGTCGCCAAGCCCGCCGCCTATGCCGCCAGCTACAAGTGGCAGTGGCTCACGGCCCCCGGCACGGCGATGTTCCTGTCGTCCCTGATCTCCATGGTCGTGCTGGGCATCGGCCCCGCCACCGGCGGCCGGGTCTTCCTGAAGACCTTCAAGCAGCTCCGCTTCGCCCTCGTCACGCTGTCCGCGGTGATCGGACTGGGCTTCCTGGCCAACTATTCCGGCATGTCCTTCACCCTGGGCCTGACCTTCGCCGCCCTGACGGGCATGGCCTTCCCCATCTTCTCCCCGGTCATCGGCCTCATCGGCGTCTTCCTCACCGGCTCGGTGACCTCGTCCGCGGCCCTGTTCGGCAAGCTCCAGCAGGTCACCGCCATCCAGCTGGGGATGAACCCCGTGCTCACCACCTCGGCGAACCTCTTCGGCGGCGTCATGGGCAAGCTGATCTCGCCCCAGTCCATCGCCGTGGCCTGCGCCGCCGTGGGCCTGGTGGGCAAGGAGACGGACATCTTCCGGAAGACCCTCAAGTATTCCCTGATCCTCCTGGGGATCGTGATCGTCGTGGTGCTTCTGCAGGCCTTCGTCATTCCCTGGATCCTGCCCGTCGCGCCCGTCGCCAGCTGA
- a CDS encoding ammonia-forming cytochrome c nitrite reductase subunit c552, with protein sequence MSTPSAPRRALWGAAGSLSLLLALGFQPAKPKASPVKAAGLGKETCYQCHDQIQTMKEGSKHAKLACTVCHDELGKHVDSSGDVKPVTKLDPAICGSCHKDQYQSFFKVNLEGGARKEKGNPTGRSPMQDKLLAGHGFTFEHNEPRGHAFMVIDQFVVDRFQGGRFQFKNGWKGITEVGRTWDVLVDKGPQFKLPETAMAANPTCMQCKTSDHILAWRFMGDKDAKARWDRTSSPVDVAKATHNPVGCIQCHDPHGTRPRIVRDALIQAIGREGDKNIFARNGKTDLKVVDFRDGFRKIGLMEKTDSRMMCAQCHVEYACNAGFQWSDNKKVGYDDQRTNHFPLKNAKQLLEHYKKVDFYDFRHAITGARLIKMQHPEAEAFAGSVHDKAGIQCHQCHMPKQKGKDGKIFSTHGVIRPLADVKASCLGCHPKDGVDAKKYEIETIRNYVKGKMRKSEFWIGRLIDTYVVARRAGVAEDVLAKAREKHEEAHVLWEFWTAENSDGFHNPELARETLTGAIKAAKDGVDLLNQAIDAKGAAPAVAAK encoded by the coding sequence ATGTCCACCCCATCCGCCCCGCGTCGAGCCCTCTGGGGCGCGGCCGGTTCTCTTAGCCTGCTGCTGGCCCTCGGATTCCAGCCCGCCAAGCCCAAGGCCAGCCCGGTCAAGGCCGCCGGCCTCGGCAAGGAGACCTGCTACCAGTGCCACGACCAGATCCAGACCATGAAGGAGGGCTCGAAGCACGCCAAGCTGGCCTGCACCGTCTGCCATGACGAGCTCGGCAAGCACGTGGACAGCTCGGGCGACGTGAAGCCCGTGACCAAGCTGGATCCCGCCATCTGCGGCAGCTGCCACAAGGACCAGTACCAGAGCTTCTTCAAGGTGAACCTGGAGGGGGGAGCCCGCAAAGAGAAGGGCAATCCCACCGGCCGTTCCCCCATGCAGGACAAGCTGCTGGCGGGCCACGGCTTCACCTTCGAGCACAACGAGCCCCGAGGCCACGCCTTCATGGTGATCGACCAGTTCGTGGTGGACCGCTTCCAGGGCGGGCGCTTCCAGTTCAAGAACGGCTGGAAGGGCATCACCGAAGTCGGCAGGACCTGGGACGTGCTGGTGGACAAGGGACCCCAGTTCAAGCTGCCCGAGACGGCCATGGCCGCCAATCCGACCTGCATGCAGTGCAAGACCTCGGACCACATCCTGGCCTGGAGGTTCATGGGCGACAAGGATGCCAAGGCCCGCTGGGACCGCACCTCCAGCCCCGTGGACGTGGCGAAGGCCACGCACAATCCCGTGGGCTGCATCCAGTGCCACGACCCGCATGGCACCAGGCCCCGCATCGTGCGCGACGCCCTCATCCAGGCCATCGGCCGCGAGGGCGACAAGAACATCTTCGCCAGGAACGGCAAGACCGACCTGAAGGTCGTGGACTTCCGCGACGGCTTCCGCAAGATCGGCCTCATGGAGAAGACCGATTCGCGCATGATGTGCGCCCAGTGCCACGTGGAGTACGCCTGCAACGCGGGCTTCCAGTGGTCCGACAACAAGAAGGTGGGCTACGACGACCAGCGCACCAACCACTTCCCCCTCAAGAACGCCAAGCAGTTGCTGGAGCACTACAAGAAGGTCGACTTCTACGACTTCAGGCACGCCATCACCGGCGCGCGCCTCATCAAGATGCAGCATCCCGAGGCCGAGGCCTTCGCGGGCAGCGTCCATGACAAGGCCGGCATCCAGTGCCACCAGTGCCATATGCCCAAGCAGAAGGGGAAGGACGGGAAGATCTTCTCCACCCATGGTGTGATCCGACCCCTGGCGGATGTGAAGGCCTCCTGCCTGGGCTGCCACCCGAAGGACGGGGTGGACGCGAAGAAGTACGAGATCGAGACCATCCGCAACTACGTGAAGGGCAAGATGCGGAAGTCCGAGTTCTGGATCGGCCGCCTCATCGACACCTATGTCGTCGCCAGACGCGCCGGCGTGGCTGAGGACGTGCTGGCCAAGGCCCGTGAGAAGCACGAGGAGGCCCACGTGCTGTGGGAGTTCTGGACTGCCGAGAACAGCGACGGCTTCCACAACCCCGAGCTGGCCCGCGAGACCCTGACCGGCGCCATCAAGGCCGCGAAGGATGGCGTGGACCTGCTGAACCAGGCCATCGACGCCAAGGGCGCCGCCCCGGCCGTGGCCGCGAAGTAG
- a CDS encoding TetR/AcrR family transcriptional regulator encodes MSAPKKKARSTVPLSREAWVKAATNLIAQEGVQAVAVEPLALALGVTKGSFYWHFQNRDELIHAALELWEQDQSADVVTRYGGIEDPRRRLRVLLFAAFEDVENGRFFAALAVSSEDPRVQPYLRRASERRLAFGVEAFRALGLTEEEAKERALLAYAAYAGYFQLLRTTPEAVAAVTDLSGYVRRLADALVPAKAARRS; translated from the coding sequence ATGTCCGCACCCAAGAAGAAGGCCCGATCCACCGTCCCCCTCTCCCGGGAGGCCTGGGTGAAGGCAGCCACGAACCTCATCGCCCAGGAGGGCGTGCAGGCCGTGGCGGTGGAGCCCCTGGCGCTGGCCCTGGGGGTCACCAAGGGCAGCTTCTATTGGCATTTCCAGAACCGGGACGAGCTCATCCACGCAGCGCTGGAGCTCTGGGAGCAGGATCAGAGCGCCGACGTGGTGACCCGCTATGGCGGCATCGAGGATCCCCGGCGGCGCCTGCGGGTGCTGCTCTTCGCGGCCTTCGAGGACGTGGAGAACGGGCGCTTCTTCGCCGCCCTGGCGGTGTCCAGCGAGGACCCGCGCGTGCAGCCCTACCTGCGCCGGGCCTCCGAGCGGCGGCTCGCCTTCGGGGTGGAGGCCTTCAGGGCCCTGGGGCTGACGGAGGAGGAGGCCAAGGAGCGGGCCCTGCTGGCCTATGCCGCCTACGCGGGTTACTTCCAGCTGCTCCGCACCACGCCCGAGGCCGTGGCGGCCGTGACCGACCTGAGCGGCTACGTGCGGCGGCTGGCGGATGCCCTCGTGCCGGCGAAGGCGGCCCGCAGGTCCTGA
- a CDS encoding cupin domain-containing protein: MTTCAPETLKGLIDSTPNVAVLINLIDYYTQRALPEKGVDSEVVYECPRTQLMIRTAVKGTTIGTHFHTVCDEYVIVVGGKGEILVNGEWKPVKTGDVHVCPRGIAHDTRALEENLQYLSIFTPHLPAGTDINWL, encoded by the coding sequence ATGACCACCTGCGCACCCGAGACCCTGAAGGGCCTCATCGACTCGACTCCGAACGTGGCCGTACTCATCAACCTGATCGACTACTACACCCAGCGGGCGCTGCCCGAGAAGGGCGTGGACAGCGAGGTGGTCTACGAATGCCCACGCACCCAGCTGATGATCCGCACGGCCGTGAAGGGCACCACCATCGGCACCCACTTCCATACCGTCTGCGACGAGTACGTGATCGTGGTGGGTGGCAAGGGTGAGATCCTGGTGAACGGCGAGTGGAAGCCCGTGAAGACGGGCGACGTGCACGTCTGCCCCCGGGGCATCGCGCACGACACCCGGGCCCTGGAGGAGAACCTCCAGTACCTCTCGATCTTCACGCCGCACCTGCCCGCCGGCACCGACATCAATTGGCTCTAA
- the rhlP gene encoding rhombotarget lipoprotein (RhlP (RHombo-target LipoProtein) is a family of predicted lipoproteins that, in general, co-occurs with a form of rhombosortase, and that has an apparent cleavage site for that enzyme, a GlyGly motif, near the C-terminus.), producing MRSPAFHLLRSAGAILALVAALGCNTPQTTVRRSSLMDYLYPKEKSAPAPNPAGARLKLPLKLGIAFVPGGSASWRVQSLLAPGQEKPLLDVVRQSFKDKPWVSEIKLVPSTYLRPGGGFENMDQVARMYGVDVMALVSVDQIQYTDPRWYSFTYLSVVGAYVLPGDANDTRTLIDAAVYDVASHTFLLRAPGQSQMKGSSTWAYREVQLREHSAKGLQAAMTDLAKNLDAEVASFKAEIASGDRKDVDVVDRQGVSLRQSGGRNFGGSLSWIEVLGALLILGVALRLRRA from the coding sequence ATGCGATCCCCCGCCTTCCACCTGCTCCGATCCGCCGGAGCGATCTTGGCCCTCGTGGCTGCCCTTGGCTGCAACACCCCGCAGACCACCGTCCGCCGCAGCAGCCTCATGGACTACCTCTACCCCAAGGAGAAGTCCGCTCCCGCGCCAAACCCGGCCGGGGCGCGGCTCAAGCTGCCCCTGAAGCTCGGCATCGCCTTCGTGCCCGGCGGTTCCGCCTCCTGGCGCGTGCAGAGCCTGCTGGCTCCCGGGCAGGAGAAACCCCTCCTGGACGTGGTGAGGCAGAGCTTCAAGGACAAGCCCTGGGTCTCCGAGATCAAGCTGGTCCCTAGCACCTACCTGCGCCCGGGCGGCGGCTTCGAGAACATGGACCAGGTGGCCCGCATGTACGGCGTGGACGTGATGGCCCTGGTCAGCGTGGACCAGATCCAGTACACGGATCCTCGCTGGTACAGCTTCACCTACCTCTCCGTCGTGGGCGCCTACGTGCTGCCGGGTGACGCCAACGACACCCGCACCCTCATCGACGCGGCGGTCTACGATGTCGCCAGCCACACCTTCCTGCTCCGGGCCCCCGGCCAGAGCCAGATGAAGGGCAGTTCCACCTGGGCGTACCGTGAGGTCCAGCTCCGCGAGCACTCCGCCAAGGGCCTCCAGGCCGCCATGACGGACCTGGCCAAGAACCTGGACGCCGAGGTGGCCTCCTTCAAGGCCGAGATCGCCAGCGGCGACCGCAAGGATGTCGATGTGGTGGACCGCCAGGGCGTGTCCCTGCGCCAGAGCGGCGGCCGCAACTTCGGCGGCAGCCTCTCCTGGATCGAGGTACTCGGCGCCCTGCTGATCCTCGGGGTTGCCCTGCGGTTGCGGCGGGCCTGA
- a CDS encoding thiazole synthase, which translates to MSLVIAGKTFDNRLVLGTGKYKDFATMQACYRAARVQMVTLAVRRFDLAAKGEDNILNWIPKDIALLPNTAGCYTREDALRVARLAREALGTDWVKLEVIGDAKSLYPDNEETLEAAKILVKEGFVVLPYVNADPILAKKLCDAGCAAVMPLGSAIGSGLGVQNPMTLLLIKEVVEGYKLPMIVDAGVGTASDAALAMELGADGVLLNTAVAEAGEPTRMAQAMDFAVQAGRLAFESGRMPKRLYASASSPLAGVIGR; encoded by the coding sequence ATGTCCCTCGTCATCGCCGGCAAGACCTTCGACAACCGCCTGGTCCTCGGCACCGGGAAATACAAAGACTTCGCCACCATGCAGGCCTGCTACCGGGCCGCCCGGGTGCAGATGGTCACCCTGGCCGTGCGCCGCTTCGACCTGGCGGCCAAGGGCGAGGACAACATCCTGAACTGGATCCCCAAGGACATCGCCCTCCTGCCCAACACCGCCGGCTGCTACACCCGCGAGGATGCCCTGCGCGTGGCGCGGCTGGCCCGGGAGGCCCTGGGCACGGACTGGGTGAAGCTGGAGGTCATCGGCGACGCGAAGTCCCTCTATCCCGACAACGAGGAGACCCTGGAGGCCGCGAAGATCCTCGTGAAGGAGGGCTTCGTCGTGCTGCCCTACGTGAACGCCGATCCCATCCTCGCCAAGAAGCTCTGCGATGCGGGCTGTGCCGCGGTCATGCCCCTGGGCAGCGCCATCGGCTCGGGCCTGGGCGTGCAGAACCCCATGACCCTGCTCCTGATCAAGGAGGTGGTCGAAGGCTACAAGCTGCCCATGATCGTCGACGCGGGCGTGGGCACGGCCTCCGACGCGGCCCTGGCCATGGAGCTGGGCGCCGATGGCGTGCTGCTGAACACCGCCGTGGCCGAAGCCGGCGAGCCCACCAGGATGGCCCAGGCCATGGACTTCGCCGTGCAGGCGGGCCGCCTCGCCTTCGAGAGCGGGCGCATGCCCAAGCGCCTCTATGCCAGCGCCAGCAGCCCCCTGGCGGGCGTCATCGGCAGGTAG
- a CDS encoding rhomboid family intramembrane serine protease: protein MDPLALTAEALREPWRLWTGHLVHFGWEHALANTLALAVPAILVRRQDRGRFLLATLVIAPLLSLALLPGLGDAQYRGASGLACALWAWVGLRLAMRRESVAPGLLMLGGLALKLSLESALGVCFLADHPSWQTLPPAHAWGALLGLCLTVPGFPVQRPDAARRI from the coding sequence ATGGATCCCCTGGCCCTCACCGCCGAGGCCCTCCGCGAGCCCTGGCGCCTGTGGACTGGACACCTGGTCCACTTCGGCTGGGAGCACGCCCTGGCCAACACCCTGGCCCTGGCGGTGCCCGCGATCCTCGTTCGGCGCCAGGACCGCGGGCGGTTCCTGCTCGCCACCCTCGTGATCGCGCCCCTCCTGAGCCTGGCGCTCCTCCCCGGCCTCGGGGACGCTCAGTACCGTGGCGCCTCGGGCCTGGCCTGCGCCCTCTGGGCCTGGGTGGGCCTGCGGCTGGCGATGCGCCGCGAGTCCGTCGCCCCGGGCCTGCTCATGCTGGGTGGACTGGCCCTGAAGCTGTCCCTGGAGAGCGCCCTCGGGGTCTGCTTCCTCGCCGACCATCCCAGCTGGCAGACGCTCCCTCCGGCCCACGCCTGGGGGGCCCTGCTCGGCCTGTGCCTCACCGTGCCCGGCTTTCCGGTCCAGCGTCCGGACGCCGCGCGCCGGATCTGA